The following are encoded in a window of Dysidea avara chromosome 4, odDysAvar1.4, whole genome shotgun sequence genomic DNA:
- the LOC136253955 gene encoding TNF receptor-associated factor 4-like: MATSRGGYDYKFVNTPPDRLVCNICHLPSRDPYLTTCCGHVFCKFCLDCVKNPVTVSKSVCPVCREEEFSAYVNKQLDREIRNLHVTCTNTERGCEWQGELNHINNHLGNSDGCQFEDVKCSNECGKMLQRRYLASHVETECPCYKIDCQYCHITGGNWFIEGEHKEQCPKLPLPCPNSCMVSDAASCPYSIRNRNRRHARAARSVIQCIPRENMEGHKKECPLQEVKCPHKCGKVLQRQNLTSHVETECPCRKVDCQYCHIKGEHQFIEGEHKEQCPKFPLSCPNRCEVESVLREDMEAHRKECPLEVVQCEYHNVGCEERMMRKRKREHEEEKMEEHLSLTKHSLTQEVADTKLQLAGALEKIDTLNLVLHQALGLTSYFSGAVSNFSFTKRWTELTTKSMLTKSGDQICPVVVRITAMREKKNNQVHWYSHSFYSHDKGYKMCMRVDAAGHNHGKGTHLSMSLFLMKGPHDDELTWPLREKFEVKLLNQISDCEHRKSTVCFSDHVTVAGRVTDGTIATKGRGRQKFISSKSLHDVTPTCQYLRDDCIFLQVSKL, translated from the coding sequence ATGGCCACTTCCAGGGGCGGGTATGACTACAAATTCGTTAATACACCACCAGATCGTCTTGTTTGTAATATTTGTCACCTTCCTAGTCGAGACCCTTACCTCACTACGTGTTGTGGACATGTTTTCTGTAAGTTTTGTCTGGACTGTGTCAAGAATCCGGTTACTGTAAGTAAAAGTGTTTGTCCAGTTTGCCGTGAGGAAGAATTTTCGGCTTATGTCAACAAGCAACTTGATAGAGAGATTAGGAATCTTCATGTGACCTGTACTAATACGGAAAGAGGTTGCgagtggcagggtgaactgaatcacatcaacaatcaccttggaaacagtgatggttgtcaATTTGAGGATGTGaagtgttccaatgagtgtgggaAAATGTTACAACGACGATATCTGGCCAGTCATGTTGAGACTGAATGTCCATGTTATAAGATTGACTGTCAATACTGTCACATTACGGGAGGAAATTGGTTTATTGAGGGAGAACACAAGGAGCAGTGTCCCAAGCTTCCTTTACCTTGTCCTAACAGTTGTATGGTTAGTGATGCAGCTAGTTGTCCTTATTCAATCCGCAATCGTAATAGAAGACATGCACGTGCTGCTAGAAGCGTTATTCAATGCATTCCTCGTGAAAATATGGAAGGGCATAAGAAAGAGTGTCCTCTTCAGGAAGTTAAATGCCCACATAAATGTGGAAAGGTTTTGCAGCGACAAAATctgaccagtcatgttgaaaCTGAGTGTCCCTGTCGTAAAGTTGACTGTCAGTACTGCCACATTAAaggagaacatcagtttattgagggagagcacaaggaacagtgtcccaaaTTTCCCTTATCCTGTCCCAATAGATGTGAGGTAGAGAGTGTCCTTCGTGAAGACATGGAAGCACACAGGAAAGAGTGTCCTCTTGAGGTGGTCCAGTGTGAGTATCACAATGTGGGGTGTGAGGAGAGGATGATGCGTAAGAGGAAGAGGGAACATGAAGAGGAGAAGATGGAAGAGCACTTGTCGTTGACTAAACATTCACTGACTCAAGAAGTGGCTGATACCAAATTACAGCTTGCTGGTGCTTTGGAGAAAATTGATACATTAAATTTAGTATTACATCAGGCACTTGGACTCACCAGTTACTTCAGTGGTGCAGTATCAAATTTTTCATTCACAAAAAGATGGACCGAGTTAACTACAAAGTCTATGTTGACCAAGTCTGGTGATCAGATATGCCCAGTAGTTGTGAGAATAACTGCTATGAGGGAAAAGAAGAATAATCAGGTACACTGGTACAGTCACTCTTTCTATAGTCACGATAAGGGATACAAAATGTGTATGCGTGTTGATGCTGCTGGTCATAATCATGGAAAAGGTACTCACCTGTCAATGTCCCTGTTCCTCATGAAGGGTCCACATGATGATGAGCTAACATGGCCACTGAGGGAAAAGTTTGAAGTGAAACTGTTGAACCAGATCAGTGACTGTGAACACCGTAAATCAACTGTGTGTTTTAGTGATCATGTAACTGTGGCTGGTAGAGTCACTGATGGTACTATAGCTACTAAAGGTCGGGGAAGACAAAAATTTATTTCTAGCAAGAGTCTCCACGATGTCACACCCACATGTCAGTATCTCAGAGATGATTGTATCTTCCTCCAAGTTAGTAAACTGTAG